Proteins from a genomic interval of Crassostrea angulata isolate pt1a10 chromosome 7, ASM2561291v2, whole genome shotgun sequence:
- the LOC128191589 gene encoding uncharacterized protein LOC128191589: MDRHERNVHMMKCEMKGIYLCFLLWNITTGSNTSCLNCVCAYNEDLSGIRDSQIRFSLYGLISSFCTQAGCRTAGAEDTNLISDCSSNSQSKTPACVVCDGTLTFSSKSAPEAVQRLIQVTSSRHANNIQKPIGRLYRCSRDYQLFRKLPMRVFTAVLSVTTS; encoded by the exons ATGGATCGACATGAAAGAAATGTTCACATGATGAAGTGCGAAATGAAAGGCATATATCTGTGCTTCTTACTTTGGAATATTACAACAG GTAGCAATACGTCTTGTTTGAACTGTGTGTGTGCGTACAATGAGGACCTTTCTGGGATTCGGGATTCCCAGATCCGGTTTTCTTTGTATGGTTTGATATCTTCCTTCTGCACACAGGCAGGATGTCGAACCGCTGGAGCCGAGGATACTAATCTGATCTCCGATTGCTCGTCTAATTCACAGTCAAAGACACCTGCATGCGTGGTATGTGACGGAACTCTCACGTTTTCGTCAAAGTCAGCACCAG AGGCTGTGCAGAGGTTGATTCAAGTAACGTCATCACGTCATGCAAACAATATACAAAAACCGATTGGACGACTCTACCGTTGTTCCAGAGATTATCAACTTTTCAGGAAGCTTCCAATGAGGGTTTTTACAGCGGTTCTGTCTGTTACAACGTCTTAG